One Lonchura striata isolate bLonStr1 unplaced genomic scaffold, bLonStr1.mat Scaffold_85, whole genome shotgun sequence genomic window carries:
- the LOC144248774 gene encoding LOW QUALITY PROTEIN: uncharacterized protein LOC144248774 (The sequence of the model RefSeq protein was modified relative to this genomic sequence to represent the inferred CDS: substituted 1 base at 1 genomic stop codon), giving the protein MEEMEEEEKPWRSRTRSGSKPSPGSCREERAPLNQEGRQRSSQSSELVEKPRGREKPHKCLECGKGFSRSSHLIEHQVIHTGERPYECEECGKRFRWSSSLRLHQRFHTGERPFECGECGRSFSKNSILIQHQRMHTGEKPFECGECGKSFSQRSSLMQHSVIHTGEKPFECGKCGMSFSQKGHLMQHQRMHTGEKPYECGECGKSFRHSSGLRRHERIHTGEKPYECGVCGMSFSLNSQLTEHKKIHTGEKPYKCGECGKSFRESSALIRHQVIHTGEWPYTCLEWGKSFGWCSDLRKHQRIHSGEKPYECPQCGKRFQISSSLLVHQRSHTEERPYRCPDCGKGFKHNSHLTEHRHIHTGERPYECGKCGKSFSERSALIKHQWRRHXGGKPCEFPKGGKSFLCSSQLHSLWEDP; this is encoded by the coding sequence atggaggaaatggaggaggaggaaaagccctggagatcccGCACAAGGAGTggcagcaaacccagcccagggagctgcagggaggaaagagcccccctgaaccaggaaggcaggcagagatccagccagagctcggagctggtggagaagcctcgtggcagggagaagccgcacaagtgcttggaatgtgggaagggtttcagccggaGCTCCCACCTGATcgagcaccaggtgatccacactggggagaggccctacgagtgtgagGAATGTGGGAAGCGTTTCCgctggagctccagcctgaGACTTCACCAGAGattccacaccggggagaggccctttgagtgtggggagtgtgggaggaGCTTCAGCAAGAACTCCATTCTGATCCAACACCAGAGGATgcacactggggaaaagccctttgagtgtggggaatgtgggaagagcttcagccagaggagcagcctgatGCAGCACTCGGtaatccacactggggaaaagccctttgagtgtgggaaatgtgggatgAGCTTCAGCCAGAAGGGCCACCTGATGCAACACCAGAGGATgcacactggggaaaagccctatgagtgtggggaatgtgggaagagcttcaggcacagctctggcctGAGGAGACAcgagaggatccacactggagaaaagccctacgagtgtggggtgtgtgggatGAGCTTCAGCCTCAACTCCCAGCTTACGGAACACAAAAAGATCCatactggggaaaagccctacaagtgtggggaatgtgggaagagtttcagggaaagctcagccctgattcggcaccaggtgatccacactggggaatggCCCTACACCTGCTTGGAATGggggaagagctttgggtggtGCTCAGACCTGAGAaagcaccagcgcatccacagcggggagaagccctacgagtgtccccagtgtgggaagaggtttcagatcAGCTCCAGTCTCCTCGTACATCAGCGGAGTCACAccgaggagaggccctaccgctgccccgactgcgggaagggcttcaagcacaactcccacctcaccgagcaccggcacatccacaccggggagaggccctacgagtgtgggaagtgtgggaagagcttctcagaGAGATCAGCCTTGATCAAACACCAATGGAGGCGCCACTAAGgggggaagccctgtgagttcCCCAagggtgggaagagcttcttatgctcctcccagctccattccctatGGGAGGATCCATGA